A part of Corynebacterium mustelae genomic DNA contains:
- a CDS encoding YbjN domain-containing protein — MNLERLKKILEAEDTDHVTHGPDTLKLPAETASLFITIDHESKLLRFKSQWTWIGLKPKKKAKLRRRVHTLNYDGWLSGCFTDVTRPDEISVYTTYDWPIDIEFTDEQISDMLLYVFQCCLEIQQTLEKKFPNYIREQS, encoded by the coding sequence ATGAATCTTGAGCGTCTAAAGAAAATACTCGAAGCCGAGGACACCGACCACGTAACCCACGGCCCTGATACTTTAAAGCTCCCCGCCGAAACCGCCAGCCTTTTTATCACCATCGACCATGAGTCGAAGCTACTGCGGTTTAAAAGCCAGTGGACCTGGATTGGACTGAAACCGAAGAAGAAAGCAAAACTGCGGCGCAGAGTACACACCCTCAACTATGACGGGTGGCTTTCTGGATGCTTCACCGATGTGACCAGACCTGATGAAATCTCCGTGTACACCACATATGACTGGCCAATCGACATAGAGTTCACCGACGAACAAATCTCCGACATGCTGCTCTACGTCTTCCAGTGCTGCCTAGAAATTCAGCAAACACTGGAAAAGAAATTCCCCAACTATATTCGAGAACAATCATGA
- a CDS encoding VIT1/CCC1 transporter family protein, whose amino-acid sequence MTGGARFHPNEAHIDSAGKLNWLRAGVLGANDGIVSVSCILLGIIAAGGQRQEIMLVAIAAIVSGAVSMALGEYVSVSAQRDSERFFIAKETEELKTMPEEEHEELVAILCGYGIAAETAHAAARQIHAANPLHAHLRLELGIDPEELTNPWAAALSSAISFIVGALLPSIAALVFGAGIVAVVTLMTLALTGFISAKLSGTSTSRAMLRLVIGGALGLTITYGAGVLFGISG is encoded by the coding sequence ATGACTGGTGGTGCTCGATTTCACCCAAACGAGGCGCATATCGATTCTGCGGGTAAGCTCAACTGGCTTCGTGCTGGTGTGCTCGGGGCTAACGACGGCATCGTATCTGTCTCATGCATTCTATTAGGCATCATCGCCGCTGGTGGGCAGCGCCAAGAAATCATGCTTGTGGCTATTGCTGCCATTGTCTCTGGTGCGGTATCTATGGCGCTGGGTGAATACGTCTCGGTATCTGCTCAGCGGGATTCAGAGCGATTTTTCATAGCGAAAGAAACCGAAGAACTTAAGACCATGCCGGAAGAAGAGCATGAAGAATTAGTGGCGATTCTGTGCGGCTATGGTATTGCTGCCGAAACTGCGCATGCGGCCGCACGCCAGATTCACGCAGCTAACCCGCTTCATGCACATTTGCGGCTGGAGTTAGGGATTGATCCAGAAGAACTCACTAACCCGTGGGCGGCGGCACTTTCTTCCGCTATTTCCTTTATCGTTGGTGCACTTCTACCTAGCATCGCCGCTTTGGTTTTCGGTGCTGGGATAGTTGCAGTGGTCACGCTTATGACGTTGGCGCTCACGGGTTTTATCTCTGCAAAACTATCCGGTACATCAACGTCGCGCGCGATGCTGCGTTTGGTGATTGGTGGCGCTTTAGGGCTCACAATCACCTATGGTGCCGGGGTGCTGTTTGGTATTTCTGGTTAG
- a CDS encoding MFS transporter, with translation MTQLQTRREDTRVAAATIIGTAIEWYDFFLYAAAAGLVFNKTFFATGDGAVATILSFLTVGLSFLFRPLGAFLAGHFGDRIGRRKVLMITLVGMGVATTLIGLLPTYATIGIAAPLILIALRIVQGISAGGEWGGAVLMAVEHAPAGRRGLFGAFPQIGVPIGLLMSSGMMALMTTIAPGEAFLEWGWRVPFLFSFVLIFIGHYIRHGVAESPVFAEIAERKEVTKNPLGKMLRYNFVVVFLAALVFAGNGASGYMTTGGFIQNFATNPDGPIGLERGPVLLAVTGSAATWLLFTLLAGIISDRIGRRATYIVGYIAQIIGIWLLFPLVSTGDIWLLFAALAILTVGLGFTYGQQSAFYTELFPASVRFSGVSVTYALGAILGGAFSPMIAAYLIKQTGSTDAVTYYLTAMALLGMIAVLCFNNRDNIPLGPNHEAEQKVSPLRFTSSPVSSVTEQAPVAEVTVR, from the coding sequence ATGACCCAACTACAAACCCGCCGAGAGGACACTCGGGTGGCGGCAGCCACCATCATTGGAACCGCCATTGAATGGTACGATTTCTTCCTCTACGCTGCCGCAGCTGGCCTGGTGTTTAACAAAACATTCTTCGCCACCGGCGACGGTGCAGTTGCAACCATCTTGTCATTCCTCACCGTAGGCCTATCCTTCTTGTTCCGCCCACTCGGCGCGTTCCTCGCAGGGCATTTCGGCGACCGCATCGGGCGTCGAAAAGTTCTCATGATCACTTTGGTCGGCATGGGGGTTGCCACCACCTTGATCGGACTGTTGCCCACCTACGCAACAATCGGCATCGCCGCGCCACTCATCCTGATCGCACTGCGCATCGTGCAGGGAATCTCCGCTGGCGGCGAATGGGGCGGTGCAGTACTCATGGCGGTCGAACACGCACCGGCTGGGCGACGCGGCTTATTTGGCGCATTCCCGCAGATTGGCGTGCCCATCGGCCTGCTCATGTCCTCCGGCATGATGGCGTTGATGACCACCATCGCGCCGGGTGAGGCATTCTTGGAATGGGGGTGGCGCGTTCCATTCCTATTCAGTTTTGTACTCATCTTCATCGGCCACTACATCCGGCATGGCGTGGCCGAATCCCCAGTCTTTGCCGAAATCGCAGAGCGCAAGGAAGTAACCAAAAATCCGCTTGGGAAAATGCTGCGCTACAACTTCGTGGTGGTTTTCCTCGCCGCCCTAGTATTTGCCGGTAACGGCGCATCCGGCTACATGACCACCGGTGGTTTCATCCAAAACTTTGCGACGAACCCCGACGGTCCCATCGGTCTAGAACGCGGTCCGGTTCTTCTTGCGGTCACCGGTTCCGCCGCAACCTGGCTGCTGTTTACCTTACTTGCCGGAATAATCTCCGACCGCATTGGTCGCCGCGCCACCTATATCGTCGGCTATATCGCACAAATTATTGGCATTTGGTTGCTCTTCCCGCTGGTTTCCACCGGTGACATCTGGTTGCTTTTCGCCGCCTTGGCCATCCTCACCGTCGGTCTGGGCTTCACCTACGGCCAGCAATCTGCGTTCTACACCGAACTGTTCCCCGCGTCGGTCCGGTTCTCCGGCGTATCCGTCACCTACGCACTCGGCGCGATTCTGGGTGGCGCATTCTCCCCAATGATTGCCGCCTACCTGATTAAACAGACCGGCTCCACCGACGCCGTCACCTACTACCTCACAGCTATGGCGTTACTCGGCATGATCGCGGTCCTGTGCTTTAACAACCGCGACAACATTCCACTGGGTCCGAACCATGAAGCCGAGCAGAAAGTAAGCCCATTGCGTTTTACATCGTCACCGGTGTCCTCTGTGACGGAACAAGCCCCAGTAGCAGAAGTCACAGTCCGATAA
- the bioB gene encoding biotin synthase BioB: MTDILDLARTKVLEQGIGLAKDEVLQVLELEESRIPELLELAHQVRLKWCGEEVEVEGIISLKTGGCPEDCHFCSQSGLFESPVRSAWLDIAGLVEAAKQTQKSGATEFCIVAAVKGPDERLMGQLEQAVAAIKAEVDIEVAASVGILTQEQVDRLKAAGVHRYNHNLETARSFFPNVVTTHSWESRRETLRMVAEAGMEVCSGGILGMGETLEQRAEFACDLAELNPTEVPMNFLDPRPGTPFADKEVMETSDALRAIGAFRLALPKTILRFAGGRELTLGDLGTEQGLLGGINAVIVGNYLTTLGRPMEEDLDMLGKLQIPLKVLNASV, encoded by the coding sequence ATGACTGATATTCTCGACCTAGCCCGCACTAAGGTATTAGAGCAAGGAATTGGTTTAGCCAAGGACGAAGTGCTTCAAGTGTTGGAACTAGAAGAATCTCGTATCCCAGAACTCCTGGAGCTGGCACACCAAGTTCGCCTTAAGTGGTGCGGCGAAGAAGTAGAAGTTGAAGGCATTATTTCGCTGAAAACCGGCGGCTGCCCCGAGGACTGTCACTTCTGCTCCCAATCTGGACTATTTGAATCCCCAGTGCGCTCCGCTTGGCTGGACATTGCAGGACTGGTGGAAGCGGCAAAACAGACCCAAAAATCCGGTGCTACTGAATTCTGTATCGTCGCTGCCGTTAAAGGTCCCGATGAGCGTTTGATGGGTCAATTGGAACAAGCAGTTGCAGCCATCAAAGCCGAGGTCGATATCGAAGTTGCCGCCTCTGTTGGCATCCTCACCCAAGAACAAGTCGATCGTCTCAAGGCCGCAGGCGTGCATCGCTACAACCACAACCTCGAAACCGCCCGATCCTTCTTCCCGAATGTGGTAACCACCCACTCCTGGGAATCGCGCCGGGAAACTTTGCGTATGGTTGCCGAAGCCGGAATGGAAGTATGCTCTGGCGGTATTCTTGGTATGGGTGAAACCCTGGAACAGCGTGCCGAATTTGCCTGCGACCTTGCGGAGTTAAATCCAACGGAAGTTCCTATGAACTTCCTCGACCCGCGTCCAGGTACCCCTTTTGCTGATAAAGAGGTTATGGAAACCTCTGATGCATTGCGGGCAATTGGTGCGTTCCGCTTGGCTTTGCCTAAAACTATCCTTCGGTTCGCTGGTGGCCGCGAACTCACCCTTGGTGATCTAGGAACCGAACAAGGTTTGCTTGGCGGTATTAACGCGGTAATTGTCGGTAATTACTTGACGACGCTGGGCCGCCCAATGGAAGAAGACCTAGATATGCTTGGCAAACTCCAAATTCCGCTCAAGGTGCTCAACGCCAGCGTATAA
- a CDS encoding M20/M25/M40 family metallo-hydrolase: MHAPTIIPFASFAHTALYRDTLKLLQQLVRNACVNDYTPGSGQEVRNANTLKAFFADVADEVTITRYEPEPGRTSLVVTVEGTDPEAEPLTFLGHIDVVPVDEAKWTKPPFEALIEDDIIYGRGTVDMLFITATMAAITREVARNKTNAGTLHFVALADEEARGGLGAKWLKEHHPDAFSWKNCLSETGGSHILGQDGSDSLIVYVGEKGAAQRRIHVHGDPGHGSVPYAKESAIVTIAEVARRIALAKPKVTDSEIWQGFVDAFRFDDATTKALKAGNEESYRTLGELAAYSDAVSHLTIAQTVLRAGQAINVLPSHAWLEMDIRPLPGHSQDDVDAVLFDALGDLADKVEVERLICEDATLSPTDTPLYRCLENTLLSFFPQAQVLPMVAAGGSDLRFARQLGGVGYGFAVHAVGRSLGHAHGQLHSHDEHLHLEDLALTIQGYAHVTATFLRATNPCHMEEN, encoded by the coding sequence ATGCACGCGCCAACGATCATCCCTTTCGCTAGCTTTGCCCACACAGCGCTCTACCGCGACACCCTCAAGCTGCTCCAACAGCTCGTGCGTAATGCCTGCGTCAACGACTACACCCCCGGCTCCGGCCAGGAAGTCCGCAACGCTAATACTCTGAAAGCATTCTTTGCCGACGTCGCCGACGAAGTCACCATCACTCGCTACGAACCCGAACCGGGCCGCACCTCGCTGGTGGTCACGGTCGAAGGCACCGACCCCGAGGCCGAACCCCTGACATTCCTCGGGCACATCGACGTGGTTCCCGTCGACGAAGCAAAATGGACCAAACCACCCTTTGAGGCTCTGATCGAAGACGACATCATCTACGGCCGCGGCACCGTTGACATGCTGTTTATCACCGCCACGATGGCCGCCATCACCCGGGAAGTTGCGCGCAATAAAACGAATGCGGGCACCCTGCACTTCGTCGCACTTGCCGACGAAGAAGCACGCGGCGGACTGGGCGCGAAGTGGCTGAAAGAACACCACCCGGATGCGTTTAGCTGGAAAAACTGCCTGTCCGAAACCGGCGGTTCCCACATCCTAGGTCAGGACGGCTCCGATTCGCTCATCGTTTATGTTGGCGAGAAAGGCGCCGCGCAGCGCCGCATCCACGTCCACGGCGACCCCGGCCACGGCTCAGTCCCTTACGCCAAAGAATCCGCAATCGTGACCATCGCGGAGGTCGCGCGTCGAATAGCGTTGGCCAAGCCAAAGGTCACTGACTCAGAAATCTGGCAAGGCTTTGTCGACGCGTTCCGTTTCGATGACGCCACCACTAAAGCACTGAAAGCAGGCAATGAGGAAAGCTACCGCACACTGGGTGAACTCGCCGCCTACAGCGATGCCGTGTCACACCTGACCATCGCCCAAACAGTGCTGCGCGCAGGCCAAGCCATCAACGTCCTCCCCTCCCACGCATGGCTGGAAATGGATATCCGCCCACTGCCCGGCCACAGCCAAGACGACGTTGACGCCGTGCTTTTCGACGCCCTAGGCGACCTCGCGGATAAAGTTGAGGTCGAGCGCCTGATCTGTGAAGACGCTACCTTATCCCCCACCGACACTCCGCTCTATCGCTGCCTGGAAAACACATTGCTCTCGTTCTTCCCGCAGGCCCAGGTGCTTCCCATGGTGGCCGCCGGTGGCTCCGACCTGCGGTTTGCCAGGCAACTTGGCGGAGTCGGCTATGGTTTTGCCGTCCACGCTGTAGGCCGAAGCCTCGGCCACGCTCACGGCCAGTTACACTCCCACGACGAACACCTCCACCTCGAAGACCTAGCACTGACCATCCAGGGATACGCGCACGTCACCGCCACTTTCTTGCGCGCAACCAATCCCTGCCACATGGAGGAGAATTAG
- the bsaP gene encoding biotin synthase auxiliary protein BsaP produces the protein MSQELLEALLAGDAPVFHPNTGQEVASGEEIILSPSASAGLEAPRFCQLCGRRMVVQVRPDGWDARCSRHGEVDSVYLGRR, from the coding sequence ATGTCTCAAGAACTTCTCGAAGCCTTGCTCGCCGGTGACGCACCGGTGTTCCACCCTAATACCGGCCAGGAAGTCGCCAGTGGGGAAGAGATCATCCTCTCTCCCTCTGCGAGCGCCGGCCTGGAAGCGCCCCGCTTTTGTCAGCTGTGCGGGCGACGCATGGTGGTTCAGGTGCGTCCCGACGGGTGGGATGCCCGCTGCTCACGACATGGCGAGGTTGATTCCGTGTATTTAGGGCGCCGATAA